In Blastocatellia bacterium, the sequence GGCGTCAGTGACCTGTCCGGCTCTGAGAATTTGGTCGGCTGCGTGGAAGATTTTTTGCGCCGACCGCTCCGGGATCACGTCGCCAGAGAGCCATCCTTGAATGTAGCCGCGACTGTATTCGGTGCCGGGTAGTCCGAGCGATTCGCAGCAGATCAGCGCCACCGACTCGGCCTCAACCTCGCGCAAGTTCTTCGGCGTGCGCTCGGTGTCGCTCACTTCACCTTCCGAAGTGTGCCCGAGGAGTACGTGCGCCGCCTCATGGAAGGTGGTCTTATGCGGCATTGGGTTGATCGGGCTGACGGTGATCTCCCGCTTTCGGGCATAGCCCATACAGTTGCCGTCCAAGTGCTCGAAAGGCACCTCGCTGATGGCGAGCGTGGTGAGCGCCTTCGACCTGTCCCATTCGGGGGTGGTCAGTATCTCGATTGGCTCACCTTCCGTCTGGGCGAGGACGAACCAGTTGGCTCGGTAGGTGAACCGGACAAAAACCGTATCGTCCTCGTTCTGGTCTTCGGCTTTGCGCTTGCCCGTTAGCGGCATACAGAGCACGATGGCCTTCTCGCCGCGTTTGACCTGACGCCCTTTCGCCTGCCAGCCTGGATAGGTCGAGATCGGCCCCGGCTCGATTCCTCGCATCTGGCATTGCAACAAAGCCAGCATCTGATTTCCAATCGAATACCCATGAAACGAGCGGTACGCCTTCGAGATGACTCCCGGCTTGGTC encodes:
- a CDS encoding ArdC family protein, with the protein product MRHESNNDSTKWTELLTEAVTKPGVISKAYRSFHGYSIGNQMLALLQCQMRGIEPGPISTYPGWQAKGRQVKRGEKAIVLCMPLTGKRKAEDQNEDDTVFVRFTYRANWFVLAQTEGEPIEILTTPEWDRSKALTTLAISEVPFEHLDGNCMGYARKREITVSPINPMPHKTTFHEAAHVLLGHTSEGEVSDTERTPKNLREVEAESVALICCESLGLPGTEYSRGYIQGWLSGDVIPERSAQKIFHAADQILRAGQVTDAIVIS